From a single Solanum dulcamara chromosome 4, daSolDulc1.2, whole genome shotgun sequence genomic region:
- the LOC129886001 gene encoding uncharacterized protein LOC129886001 encodes MPTYTAIAFENLLEPRVRKSYGKQQLNERNEEEKVVEDIEPPPPPANHIFISPALYITPEPAPIPETSSGSLSPSPYVVNHKRRGGGEAFAKQKLNGLEEVEQVNEKTDLDLKLEEELAGENLFEEDEEFLDPRCDTSSIGSVNEVKGLDCRSYVSAQGEFFDADEDFSVEGSSLNGSTCGPNIESELRATRLKLLEEIERRKTSEDALNMMRCQWQNISTVLSQAGLTLPSPSDVIGDMQLDNASIEQLYQEVVVSRFVTEAIGKGQARAETELAAESILESKNQEISRLRDRLRYYEAVNHEMSQRNQEIIEVARKQRQRKRTQKKWLWSCIGLSAVIGVSVAAYKYLPQASKHQPISYSNESTGAGTHKTKLVNLLSQHAHIGF; translated from the exons ATGCCGACTTATACAGCAATCGCCTTTGAGAATCTACTTGAACCTCGTGTTCGAAAATCCTATGGAAAGCAACAGCTAAACGagagaaatgaagaagaaaaagtggtggaggatattgagccacCGCCGCCGCCGGcgaatcatatatttatatcaccGGCGTTGTATATAACTCCTGAACCAGCTCCGATTCCGGAGACTTCTTCTGGCTCGCTGTCTCCTTCTCCCTATGTAGTCAACCACAAGCGACGTGGAGGTGGAGAAGCATTTGCGAAACAGAAACTTAATGGATTGGAGGAAGTTGAACAAGTTAACGAGAAGACTGATTTGGATTTGAAATTGGAAGAGGAGTTAGCTGGAGAAAATTTGTTTGAGGAAGATGAGGAATTTTTGGATCCGAGATGTGATACTTCAAGTATTGGAAGTGTTAATGAGGTGAAAGGGCTTGATTGCCGGAGCTATGTGTCTGCTCAAGGGGAGTTCTTTGATGCAGATGAAG ATTTCTCTGTGGAAGGGTCATCTCTGAATGGATCTACATGTGGACCTAATATTGAATCGGAACTGCGCGCCACAAGGCTCAAACTCCTTGAGGagattgaaagaagaaaaacctCAGAGGATGCTCTTAATATGATGAGATGTCAGTGGCAGAACATCAGTACTGTTCTATCTCAGGCAGGGTTAACACTTCCTTCTCCTTCAGATGTCATTGGTGATATGCAGCTTGATAATGCTTCAATTGAGCAGCTCTATCAGGAAGTAGTTGTCTCAAGATTTGTTACTGAAGCAATTGGGAAAGGTCAAGCTCGTGCAGAAACTGAACTAGCTGCAGAATCAATTCTTGAGTCAAAAAACCAGGAGATTTCAAGGTTGAGAGACAGGCTCCGATACTACGAGGCTGTAAATCATGAGATGTCCCAGAGAAATCAGGAAATCATTG AGGTTGCTCGGAAGCAGCGACAGAGGAAAAGAACCCAGAAGAAGTGGCTATGGAGTTGTATAGGGCTCTCTGCTGTCATTGGTGTGTCAGTAGCTGCTTATAAGTACCTGCCACAAGCAAGTAAACATCAACCAATTTCATACTCCAATGAATCAACAGGTGCTGGCACTCACAAAACAAAATTGGTTAATTTGCTCAGCCAACATGCACACATAGGGTTTTAA